The following is a genomic window from Psychrobacter immobilis.
GTTTTTAATAACTTCCGCTTTGGAGATAGATAATGATATGAAAAAATTTCTCAATAATTTTTCGTGAATGCTACTGCTTACCAAACAAAATTATGGTAAATTTATTTATATAACTTGTGGTTAGGCTGTGTCCTCAATCTGAACGAAAGTGCCTAAAAAGCGCCTAAATGAGCTAAAAATAGTAATACGCCCTAGTATCTGTTTTGCTTACTTCATAATTAAAATAGAGAATCGCATGGAAGCGCCTGATGTCAAAAATGTTTTGCCAAGTAAAACGCGTCGCCCTGCCCGTTCGATCAAAGAAATCAGACAACGTCAGCTGGGTAAAAGCTATCAATCACCTTTCGACCGTATACTGTATGCGATCTTAAATGGTGTGATGTACGGCGTTGGCGGTTTACTTATCGATCTTGCTATTGTGGTTATTCGCTCAATAGCTGGTATAGGTAATGGCGACGTTTTTTGGTTATTCACCCCATTTATGTTGGTCGTGGGCGCAATCATGGGTTTTATCGTTGGTAAAAATGCTGGCGCTGAGAGCGTCAATGCGCTCAACATCAACGAAACAACCAATCATAACGCTTACCTTAATGACTACTCTATACGCCACGATATTTTTCGCGGACTGATTATTGGTATTATCATTTTTGCCATCATTTGGCTGGTCATGATGCTGATGGTATAAATTGTTAGCATAAAAAGCCGCTATATAAGAAACGTTTGCATGATGTATATAAAAACAATAGATCAATATCAGACAATTCAAGGATTCTTTATAAATTTCTGCTTAATCAGGCATGGCCACTTCTGTTAAGCCCGTTTTAAATTTTTGACAACGCTCCGCATAATGCATCGCTGATAATTTCAACATCGCTGCTTGCTCCTCCGTTAAGGTTTTGACCACCTTCGCAGGGGCACCCATGACGAGTGAATTGTCTGGAATCTCTTTGCCTTCAGTGACCAACGCCTTAGCACCAATAATGCAATTTTTACCAATTTTGGCATTATTCAATACCACTGCACCGATACCAATCAAACTGTTATCACCGACTTCGCAGCCGTGCAGCATCGCTAAATGACCAATGGTGACATAATTGCCGATTTTGACCTCAATGCCTGCATCAGTATGAATGACACTGTTCTCTTGCACATTACTATAATCGCCGATATGAATGCGTTCATTGTCACCGCGAATCACTGCCCCAAACCACACGTTAGCTTGATGACCCAAATAGACATCGCCTATCACTCGTGCTGAGTCTGCGACCCAACCATTAAAAGGTACCGCGAATTCGGGCACCTTGTCTAAATATTGATAAATCATAACGGCTCCTTGTTATATATAGTAATGAAATAGGTCAGTCATGAAAACTAATCATAAAAATCAATCATGAAAACCAGATATCTCGATTTGCTGTCCATTGTGGCAAAGCCAAAAGGGAAAATCCAGCGCTATTAACGGCTAATAGTTAAAGGCATACTTTCAATCTAAAAATCGGCTGGCTATCTGCGAGCATATTGTATATAATGCGCAAAATCTGTGCCTAAGCGAGCGGACATGATGCAAGTTACCTATTCACTATCTAGTGGGTTTTGTAGTTTCCATCAATAATGTCTTCTCGCTTTTTTGTGGAAAAATTTTGGGTTTAGGTATTTTTTAGTATCCATTAATAGCAATTTTTGCGATACAAAAAACCATTTCTAATCTAACATTTAATCATGAAAATCATGGCACTCACTAATAACAGCGGAGGCAAACCTTGAATTCATCGGCAGAAATACAAGCAATTTTGGCATTAGCAGACGGTACGATTTTTCGCGGTGTGAGTATCGGCAGTCTCGGTCATCGTGTCGGTGAGGTGGTGTTTAATACAGCCATGACAGGGTACCAAGAAATCCTAACCGACCCAAGTTATGCGCGCCAGCTGGTCACCCTAACCTATCCGCACATCGGCAATACTGGTACCAATAGCGAGGACACTGAGTCTGGCAATGGTCATCAGGTATGGGCAGACGGTCTTATCATCCGTGATGCAACGATGGTTACCTCAAACTTCCGTAACTCAGAATCATTAAGCGACTATTTATCACGTAACGATACTGTCGCTATCGCTGAAATTGATACGCGCCAATTGACCCGCCTATTACGTGATAAAGGCGCACAGAACGGCTGTATTATGACCGCATCTAACGGCGAGACAATCAGCGCTGCTGACGAGCAACAAGCCATCAAATTGGCACAAGAGTTTGCTGGTATCGAAGGCATGGACTTGGCAAAAGAATGCTGTACTAAAGAGACGTTCGAATGGACAGCAGGTACGTGGGATTTATCAGATACCCTACTTAACCGTGATGCCATTGGCAGTCATGATAGCGGTACAGGCGGATTTT
Proteins encoded in this region:
- a CDS encoding gamma carbonic anhydrase family protein; its protein translation is MIYQYLDKVPEFAVPFNGWVADSARVIGDVYLGHQANVWFGAVIRGDNERIHIGDYSNVQENSVIHTDAGIEVKIGNYVTIGHLAMLHGCEVGDNSLIGIGAVVLNNAKIGKNCIIGAKALVTEGKEIPDNSLVMGAPAKVVKTLTEEQAAMLKLSAMHYAERCQKFKTGLTEVAMPD
- the carA gene encoding glutamine-hydrolyzing carbamoyl-phosphate synthase small subunit, which codes for MNSSAEIQAILALADGTIFRGVSIGSLGHRVGEVVFNTAMTGYQEILTDPSYARQLVTLTYPHIGNTGTNSEDTESGNGHQVWADGLIIRDATMVTSNFRNSESLSDYLSRNDTVAIAEIDTRQLTRLLRDKGAQNGCIMTASNGETISAADEQQAIKLAQEFAGIEGMDLAKECCTKETFEWTAGTWDLSDTLLNRDAIGSHDSGTGGFFKQLGTHIEAKYNVVAYDFGSKTNILRMLVDRGCHVTVVPAQTPIADVLAMNPDGIFLSNGPGDPAACDYAIDAVRHIIEKTDVPTFGICLGHQLIGLASGANTIKMKTGHHGANHPVQDLAAGTVMITSQNHGFAVDEDTLPANVKSTHRSLFDGTNQGIELTNKPVFSFQGHPEASPGPHDAAPLFDKFAEMMAAAKA